A section of the Caballeronia sp. M1242 genome encodes:
- the mfd gene encoding transcription-repair coupling factor translates to MSSKAVNAQSTSPIALVKAGQRFVFDGASGSADALAIARYLAAHREAVPLLTVVCASAVDAQRLAAELPYFAPDARVRLLPDWETLPYDTFSPHQDLVSERLATLHDLGEGRCDILIVPATTALYRMPPASFLAAYTFSFTQGERLDEAKLKAQLTLAGYEHVSQVVRPGEYCVRGSLIDLYPMGSPLPYRIDLFDDQVDSIRAFDPDTQRSLYPVRDVRLLPGREFPFDEAARTAFRSRWREVFEGDPSRSQIYKDIGNGVPSAGIEYYLPLFFDDTATLFHYLPQGSQLAFIGDLDAAIKRFTHDTKQRYEFLSHDRERPLLEPRRLFLTDDDFFTFAKPFAQLKFPPTPEGGWAVPLPGLAIDRHADEPLLALRHYLEQTPNRVMLVAESAGRRETIQQLLADNGLRGELQDTFQEWLTSDAKFTLGIAPLANGFALPAEELSIITETELYGPLARRAGRRRQEQASNVDSMVRDLAELKVGDPVVHAQHGIGRYMGLVSMDLGEGETEFLHLEYQNESKLYVPVAQLHVISRYSGADPESAPLHTLGSGQWEKAKRKAAQQIRDTAAELLNLYARRAAREGFAFKLDPRDYTKFAESFGFEETPDQAAAIASVIADMTSGKPMDRLVCGDVGFGKTEVALRAAFIAVMAGKQVAILSPTTLLAEQHTQTFTDRFADWPVRIAELSRFKSTKEVSQSVQQINEGSVDIVIGTHKLLSSDVKFKRLGLVIIDEEHRFGVRQKEALKALRAEVDVLTLTATPIPRTLGMALEGLRDFSVIATAPQKRLAIKTFVRREEDGVIREAMLRELKRGGQVYFLHNEVETIDNRRAMLEALVPEARIAVAHGQMHERELERVMRDFVGQRANVLLCTTIIETGIDVPSANTIIMHRADKFGLAQLHQLRGRVGRSHHQAYAYLLVHDPQSLTKQAQRRLEAIQQMEELGSGFYLAMHDLEIRGTGEVLGDKQSGEIHEIGFQLYTDMLNDAVRALKDGREPDLNAPLAATTEINLHAPAILPAEYCGDVQERLSLYKRLANCESSDAIDGILEELVDRFGKLPPQAHALVETHRLRLAAKPLGISKIDAAELSIALQFVPNPPVDAMKIIEMVQKNKHIKLAGQDKLRIETRSPDLAVRIATVKETLRALGGPVRKPVAAVR, encoded by the coding sequence ATGTCTTCGAAAGCCGTCAACGCGCAGTCCACTTCCCCCATCGCGCTCGTCAAGGCAGGTCAGCGTTTCGTCTTCGACGGCGCTTCCGGCTCCGCCGATGCACTCGCCATCGCGCGATACCTCGCGGCGCATCGCGAGGCGGTGCCGCTTCTGACGGTGGTTTGCGCGAGCGCCGTCGACGCGCAGCGCCTCGCGGCCGAGTTGCCCTACTTCGCGCCGGACGCCCGCGTGCGTCTCTTGCCCGACTGGGAAACGCTGCCCTACGATACGTTCTCGCCGCACCAGGATCTCGTCTCCGAGCGGCTTGCGACGCTGCACGACCTCGGCGAAGGCCGCTGCGACATTCTCATCGTGCCGGCGACCACCGCGCTGTATCGCATGCCGCCCGCGTCCTTTCTCGCGGCGTACACGTTCTCTTTCACGCAAGGCGAGCGTCTCGACGAAGCCAAGCTCAAGGCGCAATTGACGCTCGCGGGCTACGAGCACGTGAGCCAGGTCGTGCGGCCGGGCGAATACTGCGTGCGCGGCTCGCTGATCGACCTGTATCCGATGGGCTCGCCGCTGCCGTATCGCATCGACCTGTTCGACGATCAAGTGGACTCGATTCGCGCGTTCGATCCCGACACGCAGCGCAGTCTCTATCCGGTGCGCGACGTGCGCCTCTTGCCGGGCCGCGAGTTTCCGTTCGACGAAGCGGCACGCACCGCGTTTCGCAGCCGCTGGCGTGAAGTTTTCGAGGGCGATCCGAGCCGCTCGCAGATCTACAAGGACATCGGCAACGGCGTGCCGTCGGCGGGCATCGAATACTATCTGCCGCTCTTCTTCGATGACACCGCGACGCTCTTTCACTACTTGCCGCAAGGCTCGCAACTCGCGTTCATCGGCGATCTCGACGCCGCGATCAAGCGCTTCACGCACGACACGAAGCAGCGCTACGAATTCCTCTCGCACGACCGCGAGCGTCCGCTCTTGGAGCCGCGCCGACTCTTTCTCACGGACGATGACTTCTTCACGTTCGCCAAACCGTTCGCGCAACTGAAGTTTCCGCCGACGCCCGAAGGCGGCTGGGCCGTGCCGCTGCCGGGCCTTGCCATCGACCGTCACGCGGACGAGCCGCTGCTCGCGCTGCGTCACTATCTGGAGCAGACACCGAACCGCGTGATGCTCGTCGCGGAATCGGCGGGCCGGCGCGAGACCATTCAGCAATTGCTCGCGGACAACGGCTTGCGCGGCGAGTTGCAGGACACGTTCCAGGAATGGCTCACGAGCGACGCGAAGTTCACGCTCGGCATCGCGCCGCTCGCGAACGGCTTCGCGCTGCCCGCCGAAGAGCTTTCGATCATCACGGAGACCGAACTGTACGGGCCGCTTGCGCGCCGCGCCGGGCGGCGGCGTCAGGAACAGGCGAGCAATGTCGATTCGATGGTGCGCGACCTCGCCGAATTGAAGGTGGGCGATCCGGTCGTGCATGCGCAGCATGGCATCGGCCGATACATGGGCCTCGTGTCGATGGACCTCGGCGAAGGCGAGACCGAGTTTCTGCACCTCGAATACCAGAACGAATCGAAGTTGTACGTGCCGGTCGCGCAGTTGCATGTGATCTCGCGCTATAGCGGCGCGGACCCGGAAAGCGCGCCGCTTCACACGCTCGGCTCCGGCCAGTGGGAGAAGGCCAAGCGCAAAGCCGCGCAGCAGATTCGCGATACCGCCGCCGAGTTGCTGAACCTGTACGCCCGCCGCGCCGCGCGCGAAGGCTTCGCTTTCAAGCTCGATCCGCGCGACTACACGAAGTTCGCGGAGAGCTTCGGCTTCGAGGAAACGCCGGATCAGGCGGCGGCGATCGCATCGGTCATTGCGGACATGACGAGCGGCAAGCCGATGGACCGCCTCGTGTGCGGCGATGTCGGCTTCGGCAAGACGGAAGTCGCGCTGCGCGCCGCGTTCATCGCGGTGATGGCGGGCAAGCAGGTGGCGATTCTTTCGCCGACGACGCTGCTCGCCGAACAGCACACGCAGACCTTCACGGACCGCTTCGCGGACTGGCCGGTGCGTATCGCGGAGTTGTCGCGCTTCAAGAGCACGAAGGAAGTGTCGCAGTCGGTGCAGCAGATCAACGAAGGCTCGGTCGATATCGTGATCGGCACGCACAAGCTCCTGTCGAGCGATGTGAAGTTCAAGCGGCTCGGGCTGGTCATCATTGACGAGGAACACCGCTTTGGCGTGCGGCAGAAAGAGGCGCTTAAAGCGCTGCGCGCCGAGGTCGACGTTCTCACGCTGACCGCGACGCCTATTCCGCGAACGCTCGGCATGGCGCTCGAAGGTCTGCGCGATTTCTCGGTGATCGCGACCGCGCCGCAAAAGCGTCTCGCGATCAAGACCTTCGTGCGCCGCGAGGAAGACGGCGTGATCCGCGAGGCGATGTTGCGCGAACTCAAGCGCGGCGGCCAGGTGTACTTCCTGCACAACGAAGTGGAGACGATCGACAACCGCCGCGCGATGCTGGAGGCGCTCGTGCCGGAAGCGCGCATCGCGGTCGCGCACGGGCAGATGCACGAGCGCGAGCTCGAACGCGTGATGCGCGATTTCGTCGGCCAGCGCGCGAACGTGCTGCTGTGCACGACGATCATCGAGACGGGCATCGACGTGCCGAGCGCGAACACGATCATCATGCATCGCGCGGACAAGTTCGGGCTCGCGCAATTGCATCAGCTGCGCGGGCGCGTCGGGCGCTCGCATCATCAGGCGTATGCGTATTTGCTCGTGCATGATCCGCAGTCGCTGACGAAGCAGGCGCAGCGCCGGCTCGAAGCCATTCAGCAGATGGAGGAACTCGGCTCCGGCTTCTATCTCGCGATGCACGACCTCGAGATTCGCGGTACCGGCGAAGTGCTCGGCGACAAGCAATCGGGCGAAATTCACGAGATCGGCTTCCAGCTTTACACCGACATGCTGAACGACGCGGTGCGCGCGCTGAAGGACGGTCGCGAGCCGGACTTGAACGCGCCGCTCGCCGCGACGACGGAGATCAATCTGCACGCGCCGGCCATTCTGCCCGCCGAATATTGCGGCGATGTGCAGGAGCGTCTGTCGCTGTACAAGCGGCTTGCGAACTGCGAATCGAGCGATGCGATCGACGGCATCCTCGAAGAACTCGTCGACCGATTCGGCAAGCTGCCGCCGCAGGCGCATGCGCTTGTGGAGACGCATCGGCTGCGTTTGGCCGCGAAGCCGCTCGGCATATCCAAGATCGACGCGGCCGAGCTTTCCATCGCGTTGCAGTTCGTGCCGAATCCGCCCGTCGATGCGATGAAGATCATCGAGATGGTGCAGAAGAACAAGCACATCAAGCTCGCGGGGCAGGACAAGCTGCGTATCGAGACGCGTAGTCCGGATCTGGCGGTGCGGATTGCTACGGTGAAGGAGACGTTGCGGGCGTTGGGGGGGCCGGTGAGGAAGCCTGTTGCGGCGGTGCGGTAA
- the ispD gene encoding 2-C-methyl-D-erythritol 4-phosphate cytidylyltransferase has protein sequence MPKQYQTVAGRPMLGYTLAAFDACPEFSQTLVVLAPDDHHFDARRFAGLRFVVQRRGGASRQASVYNGLVALAEFGARDDDWVLVHDAARPGITPELIRKLVTEVRDDPVGGILALPVADTLKRVAPTMPDAPAGGARIARTESRDGLWQAQTPQMFRLGMLREAIDRARHDGHDLTDEASAIEWLGHSPKLVQGSLRNFKVTYPEDFGLASAILSARA, from the coding sequence ATGCCCAAGCAATACCAGACGGTCGCGGGACGGCCGATGCTCGGCTACACGCTCGCCGCATTCGACGCGTGCCCCGAATTCTCGCAGACACTCGTCGTGCTCGCACCGGACGATCATCACTTCGACGCGCGCCGCTTCGCCGGCCTGCGCTTCGTGGTGCAGCGCCGGGGCGGGGCGTCGCGGCAGGCGTCCGTTTATAACGGCCTCGTCGCGCTGGCGGAATTCGGCGCGCGCGACGACGACTGGGTGCTCGTGCACGACGCCGCGCGCCCCGGCATCACGCCCGAGCTGATTCGCAAGCTCGTCACCGAAGTGCGCGACGATCCCGTCGGCGGCATTCTCGCGCTGCCGGTCGCGGATACGCTAAAGCGCGTCGCACCGACCATGCCCGATGCGCCGGCGGGCGGCGCGCGCATCGCGCGGACAGAATCGCGCGACGGCTTGTGGCAGGCGCAGACGCCGCAGATGTTCCGGCTCGGCATGTTGCGCGAAGCGATCGACCGTGCGCGCCATGACGGCCACGACCTCACGGACGAAGCCAGCGCCATCGAATGGCTCGGCCACTCGCCGAAGCTTGTGCAGGGCAGCCTGCGCAACTTCAAGGTGACTTATCCGGAAGACTTCGGTCTCGCCAGCGCGATCCTCTCGGCGCGCGCCTGA
- the ispF gene encoding 2-C-methyl-D-erythritol 2,4-cyclodiphosphate synthase: MDFRIGQGYDVHQLVEGRELIIGGVTIPYERGLLGHSDADVLLHAITDALFGAAALGDIGRHFPDTATEFAGANSRVLLREAAKRVSEAGFAIANVDSTVIAQAPKLSPHIEAMRENIAADLDLPVDRVNVKAKTNEKLGYLGRKEGIEAQAAVLLRRTSIDH; the protein is encoded by the coding sequence ATGGATTTCAGAATCGGACAGGGGTACGACGTGCATCAGCTCGTCGAAGGGCGCGAGCTCATCATCGGCGGCGTGACGATTCCGTACGAACGCGGCCTGCTCGGCCATTCGGATGCCGACGTGTTGCTGCACGCGATCACCGACGCGTTGTTTGGCGCGGCGGCGCTCGGCGACATCGGCCGGCATTTTCCGGATACGGCCACCGAGTTCGCCGGCGCGAACAGCCGCGTGCTGCTGCGCGAGGCGGCCAAGCGCGTGTCGGAAGCGGGCTTCGCGATTGCGAATGTCGACAGCACCGTGATCGCGCAGGCGCCGAAGCTGAGTCCGCATATCGAAGCGATGCGCGAGAACATCGCCGCCGACCTCGATCTACCGGTCGATCGCGTCAACGTCAAGGCGAAGACCAACGAGAAGCTCGGCTATCTCGGCCGCAAGGAAGGCATCGAGGCGCAGGCGGCCGTGCTGTTGCGGCGCACGTCGATCGATCATTGA
- a CDS encoding carboxymuconolactone decarboxylase family protein, which produces MEFLSSIKELVPDYAKDIRLNVDGTIARSSLEGNDAVGVALAAAYAAKATKLVSIIRNAGVLSPEETNAALTAAALMGMNNVWYPYLEMADNADLKTQPAGLRMNAYASHGGVDKRRFEMYALAASIIGKCHFCVKSHYENLVTEGMSTTQLRDVGRIAAVIGAVALAIEAEGK; this is translated from the coding sequence ATGGAATTCCTGTCGTCGATCAAGGAGCTGGTCCCCGATTACGCGAAAGACATTCGCCTGAACGTCGACGGCACGATCGCCCGTTCGTCGCTCGAAGGCAATGACGCGGTGGGCGTCGCGCTCGCTGCGGCTTACGCGGCCAAGGCGACGAAGCTCGTGTCGATCATTCGCAATGCCGGCGTGCTCTCGCCCGAAGAGACGAACGCGGCGCTCACGGCGGCGGCGCTGATGGGCATGAACAACGTCTGGTATCCGTATCTTGAGATGGCCGACAACGCCGACCTGAAGACGCAGCCCGCCGGGCTACGCATGAACGCGTACGCGTCGCACGGCGGCGTGGACAAGCGGCGCTTCGAGATGTACGCGCTTGCGGCGTCGATCATCGGTAAGTGCCATTTCTGCGTGAAATCGCACTACGAGAATCTCGTGACCGAGGGCATGTCGACGACGCAACTGCGCGATGTCGGCCGCATCGCCGCGGTGATCGGCGCGGTGGCGCTCGCGATTGAAGCCGAAGGGAAGTAA
- a CDS encoding peroxiredoxin, with amino-acid sequence MKTVGDKVEAFTVTAAKPGFNNHEENGQSAFEEITEQSFPGKWKIIYFYPKDFTFVCPTEIVEFGKLAKDFEDRDAVLMGGSVDNEFVKLAWRREHKDLNKLNHYSFGDVKGELIDQLGVRDKEAGVALRATFIVDPDNVIQHVSVNNLNVGRNPEEVLRILDGLQTDELCPCNRAVGGATL; translated from the coding sequence ATGAAGACCGTTGGCGATAAAGTCGAAGCATTCACCGTCACCGCTGCAAAACCCGGCTTCAACAACCACGAGGAAAACGGCCAGTCCGCTTTCGAGGAAATCACCGAGCAATCGTTTCCGGGCAAGTGGAAGATCATCTACTTCTATCCGAAGGACTTCACGTTCGTGTGCCCGACCGAAATCGTCGAGTTTGGCAAGCTCGCGAAGGACTTCGAAGACCGCGACGCCGTGCTGATGGGCGGCAGCGTCGACAACGAATTCGTGAAGCTCGCATGGCGCCGCGAGCATAAGGACCTGAACAAGCTGAACCACTATTCGTTCGGCGACGTGAAGGGCGAACTCATCGACCAGCTCGGCGTGCGCGACAAGGAAGCGGGCGTCGCGTTGCGCGCCACGTTCATCGTCGATCCGGACAACGTCATTCAGCACGTGTCGGTCAATAACCTGAACGTGGGCCGCAATCCGGAAGAAGTGCTACGCATTCTGGACGGCCTGCAAACCGACGAGCTGTGCCCGTGCAACCGCGCGGTCGGCGGCGCGACGCTCTAA
- a CDS encoding ATP-binding protein: MRIDRRLLALAFGGLFWRTFALIALLIAVSLTAWFQSFRVIEREPRAQRVALQLVAVVKLTRTALLYSDPDLRRALLQDLESNEGVRVYPRETTDKYKLQPDESLNRLIERDVRGRLGNDTIIAQSVNDIPGVWISFKIDDDDYWVALDRDQLDTVTGLQWAGWGVFALALSLFGAAFITSLVNRPFARLALAARKVGSGQSPEPLPERGMGVAAETNRSFNQMVQDLEQLEADRALMLAGISHDLRTPLARLRLETEMSPSDEATKLAMIDDIEQMDMIIGRFLDYARPMQRMPEAVDLSMIASELAARFQADEGVVMRTDLAPGAVIEGDPTDARRVVGNLLENARKYGRSERDDIARITLQTRVAHGRVELSVMDEGLGIPDDQVALITRPFYRVDAARTQANGTGLGMAIVQRLVTRQRGALRLRNRTPLPGFEVTIDFPQMKGARFDGPRD, translated from the coding sequence ATGCGCATCGACAGGCGGCTTCTGGCGCTTGCGTTCGGCGGCCTGTTCTGGCGAACTTTCGCGCTGATCGCGCTGCTCATCGCGGTTAGCCTCACCGCCTGGTTTCAGAGCTTTCGCGTGATCGAACGCGAGCCGCGCGCGCAGCGCGTGGCGCTTCAGCTCGTCGCCGTCGTGAAGCTCACGCGCACCGCCCTTCTCTATTCCGATCCCGATCTGCGCCGCGCGCTGCTTCAGGATCTGGAAAGCAACGAAGGCGTGCGCGTATATCCGCGCGAGACCACGGACAAATACAAGCTCCAGCCGGACGAATCGCTCAACCGGCTGATCGAGCGCGACGTGCGCGGGCGGCTCGGCAACGACACGATCATCGCGCAGTCGGTCAACGACATTCCGGGCGTGTGGATCAGCTTCAAGATCGACGACGACGACTACTGGGTCGCGCTCGACCGCGATCAGCTCGACACTGTCACGGGCCTGCAATGGGCCGGCTGGGGCGTGTTCGCGCTCGCGCTGTCGCTTTTCGGCGCGGCATTCATCACGAGTCTCGTGAACCGGCCGTTCGCGCGGCTCGCGCTCGCGGCGCGCAAGGTCGGTTCCGGACAGTCGCCTGAGCCGTTGCCGGAACGCGGCATGGGCGTCGCGGCCGAAACCAACCGCAGCTTCAACCAGATGGTGCAGGACCTCGAACAGCTCGAAGCGGACCGCGCGCTGATGCTCGCCGGCATCTCGCACGACCTGCGCACGCCGCTCGCGCGCCTGCGGCTCGAAACGGAAATGAGTCCGTCGGACGAAGCGACCAAGCTCGCGATGATCGACGACATCGAGCAGATGGACATGATCATCGGGCGCTTCCTGGACTACGCGCGGCCGATGCAGCGCATGCCCGAAGCCGTCGATCTCTCGATGATCGCGAGTGAACTCGCGGCGCGCTTTCAGGCGGACGAAGGCGTCGTAATGCGCACGGACCTCGCGCCGGGCGCGGTCATCGAGGGCGATCCGACAGATGCAAGGCGCGTCGTCGGCAATCTGCTCGAAAACGCGCGTAAGTATGGCCGCAGCGAACGCGACGATATCGCGCGCATCACGCTGCAAACGCGCGTGGCGCACGGGCGCGTCGAGCTGTCCGTGATGGACGAAGGTCTCGGCATCCCCGACGATCAGGTGGCGCTCATCACGCGGCCGTTCTATCGCGTCGATGCGGCGCGCACGCAGGCGAACGGCACGGGTCTCGGCATGGCGATCGTGCAGCGGCTCGTCACGCGCCAGCGCGGCGCGCTCAGGCTGCGCAATCGCACGCCGCTGCCGGGCTTCGAAGTGACCATCGACTTCCCGCAGATGAAGGGCGCGCGCTTCGACGGCCCGCGCGACTAG
- the ompR gene encoding two-component system response regulator OmpR codes for METKNPSKILVVDDDPRLRDLLRRYLGEQGFNVYVAENAPSMNKLWVRERFDLLVLDLMLPGEDGLSICRRLRGSNDRTPIIMLTAKGEDVDRIVGLEMGADDYLPKPFNPRELVARIHAVLRRQTPSELPGAPSETTEVFEFGEFALNLATRTLTKNGQEIPLTTGEFSVLKVFARHPRQPLSREKLMELARGREYEVFDRSLDVQISRLRKLIEPDPSSPRFIQTVWGLGYVFIPDGAA; via the coding sequence ATGGAAACCAAAAATCCTTCGAAAATTCTGGTAGTCGATGACGATCCGCGCCTGCGCGATCTGCTTCGGCGTTATCTCGGCGAGCAGGGCTTCAACGTGTATGTGGCGGAAAACGCCCCGTCGATGAATAAGCTTTGGGTGCGCGAGCGTTTCGACCTGCTCGTGCTGGACCTCATGCTGCCCGGCGAAGACGGCCTTTCCATCTGCCGCCGTCTGCGCGGCAGCAACGACCGCACGCCCATCATCATGCTGACGGCGAAGGGCGAAGACGTGGACCGCATCGTCGGTCTGGAAATGGGCGCGGACGACTATCTGCCGAAGCCTTTCAATCCGCGTGAACTCGTCGCGCGCATTCATGCGGTGCTGCGACGCCAGACGCCGTCGGAGTTGCCCGGCGCGCCGTCCGAGACCACGGAAGTGTTCGAGTTCGGCGAATTCGCGCTGAATCTCGCCACGCGCACGCTGACCAAGAATGGCCAGGAGATTCCGCTGACCACCGGCGAATTCTCGGTGCTCAAGGTGTTCGCGCGTCATCCGCGCCAGCCGCTGTCGCGCGAAAAGCTGATGGAACTCGCGCGCGGCCGTGAATACGAAGTGTTCGATCGCAGCCTCGACGTGCAGATTTCCCGTCTGCGCAAGCTGATCGAGCCGGATCCGAGCAGCCCGCGCTTCATTCAGACGGTGTGGGGCCTCGGCTACGTCTTCATTCCCGACGGCGCAGCCTAA
- a CDS encoding DUF1501 domain-containing protein, with translation MNRREFLSIASVVAVQPVALCRASEGRRPMTRALVLVDFNGGNDGLNTVIPIADPRYYALRPTLAISRDHALRIDERTGLHPSLRALMPAWNAGECAIVQGVGYARPNRSHYRAQQISHTASEADEYRRDAWLARVQAPHTAMVHPASAPFDTRSFTASCEAAARVIAANRAQSGVTLIRLTLDGFDTHQHQAARHAALLAQFADGIASLRAALLATGDWRGTLVMTRSEFGRSARENETRGTDHGAAAPQFVLGGAVRGGLFGEAPRLDALDAEGGLTAAVDFRRLCATALDACWNANAADVLGRPFAPLPVMRA, from the coding sequence ATGAACAGACGTGAGTTCCTGTCGATCGCAAGCGTCGTCGCAGTACAACCGGTCGCGCTCTGCCGCGCATCCGAAGGGCGTCGCCCGATGACGAGGGCGCTCGTTCTCGTCGACTTCAACGGCGGCAACGACGGACTCAACACGGTCATTCCCATTGCCGATCCGCGCTACTACGCGCTGCGGCCGACGCTCGCCATTTCGCGGGATCACGCGTTGCGCATCGACGAGCGCACCGGTCTGCATCCGTCGCTGCGTGCTCTGATGCCCGCGTGGAATGCCGGCGAATGCGCCATCGTGCAGGGCGTCGGGTATGCGCGGCCGAACCGCTCGCACTATCGCGCGCAGCAGATCTCGCACACGGCATCCGAGGCGGACGAATATCGCCGCGATGCGTGGCTCGCGCGCGTGCAGGCGCCGCACACCGCGATGGTTCATCCGGCAAGCGCGCCGTTCGATACGCGATCGTTCACCGCATCCTGCGAGGCGGCTGCGCGCGTCATCGCGGCGAATCGCGCGCAGAGCGGCGTCACGCTGATTCGACTCACGCTCGATGGCTTCGACACGCACCAGCATCAGGCCGCGCGACATGCGGCGCTGCTCGCGCAGTTCGCGGACGGCATCGCTTCGCTGCGGGCCGCGTTGCTCGCGACAGGCGACTGGCGCGGCACGCTCGTGATGACTCGTTCGGAGTTCGGAAGATCGGCGCGCGAGAACGAGACGCGCGGCACCGATCATGGCGCGGCCGCGCCGCAGTTCGTGCTGGGTGGCGCCGTGCGCGGCGGTCTTTTCGGCGAAGCGCCGAGACTCGACGCCCTGGATGCGGAAGGCGGGTTGACGGCCGCCGTCGACTTCAGGCGGCTGTGCGCCACGGCGCTCGATGCATGTTGGAACGCGAACGCCGCGGATGTGCTCGGGCGGCCGTTCGCGCCGCTACCGGTCATGCGCGCGTGA
- a CDS encoding squalene/phytoene synthase family protein gives MNFDDYCQQKAAPEGSGTYYALRRAPAARQPLLTALYALYRELEETVKETSDPTIGRTKHVWWQSELERLYLGEPTHPVTKALQAHANGSGVLDEEGRASLSMLVDGFSMDLDQARYLDWPGLRRYLDQTGGAFATAVARATSRPSARGDVSSWAAPLGSALLLAERVQEIGDDARNGRVYVPIDELQRFNVTAADIINRKYSDAFTELMRFQTERARRSLDEALAAIPPAERASQRMLRAQAALSLARLDEIEREGFKVLHQRITLTPIRKLWITWRTR, from the coding sequence GTGAATTTCGACGACTATTGCCAGCAAAAGGCCGCTCCCGAAGGCTCAGGCACGTACTACGCGCTGCGCCGGGCCCCGGCCGCGCGTCAGCCGCTTCTCACCGCCCTCTATGCGCTCTATCGCGAACTGGAGGAAACGGTGAAGGAGACGAGCGATCCGACCATCGGCCGCACCAAGCATGTGTGGTGGCAGAGCGAACTCGAGCGGCTCTATCTCGGCGAGCCGACGCATCCGGTCACCAAGGCGCTGCAGGCTCACGCAAACGGAAGCGGCGTGCTCGACGAAGAAGGCCGCGCGTCGCTGTCGATGCTCGTCGACGGTTTCTCGATGGACCTCGACCAGGCGCGCTATCTGGACTGGCCGGGCCTCAGACGCTATCTGGACCAGACGGGCGGCGCGTTCGCGACCGCCGTCGCGCGTGCAACCTCGCGTCCGAGCGCGCGTGGCGACGTGTCGTCGTGGGCCGCGCCGCTCGGCTCGGCGCTGCTGCTCGCCGAACGCGTGCAGGAAATCGGCGACGATGCGCGCAACGGCCGCGTCTACGTGCCGATCGATGAATTGCAGCGTTTCAATGTCACGGCGGCGGACATCATCAACCGCAAGTACAGCGACGCGTTCACCGAACTCATGCGTTTTCAGACAGAGCGCGCGCGCCGCTCGCTCGACGAGGCGCTTGCCGCCATTCCGCCCGCTGAACGGGCCTCGCAGCGCATGTTGCGGGCGCAGGCGGCGTTGTCGCTGGCCCGCTTAGATGAAATCGAGCGCGAAGGCTTCAAGGTGTTGCACCAGCGCATTACGCTCACGCCGATCCGCAAGCTGTGGATCACTTGGCGCACGCGCTAA
- a CDS encoding DUF2946 domain-containing protein encodes MTRNARNRFVAWLGIAAMWLAIVAPVISQSIAERNAALDPEAPLCTVSTLASLFAQGGEHADHHAAHVGADEHAGHHDAASHFDACAYCGLLAHHLPVASAAAHAVTPAERVTRAVPVAAVDAACSKSFNAASARAPPIVS; translated from the coding sequence ATGACCCGCAACGCGCGCAATCGCTTCGTCGCATGGCTCGGCATCGCCGCCATGTGGCTTGCCATTGTCGCGCCGGTCATCAGCCAGAGCATCGCCGAGCGCAACGCGGCACTCGATCCCGAGGCGCCGCTCTGTACCGTCAGTACGCTAGCGAGCTTGTTCGCGCAAGGCGGCGAGCACGCTGATCACCATGCCGCGCATGTAGGCGCCGACGAGCACGCGGGCCATCACGACGCCGCAAGCCACTTCGACGCCTGCGCGTATTGCGGGCTGCTCGCGCATCATCTGCCGGTCGCGTCGGCGGCGGCGCATGCGGTCACGCCTGCCGAGCGCGTCACGCGCGCGGTGCCCGTCGCGGCGGTCGACGCCGCCTGCTCGAAGTCATTCAACGCCGCGTCTGCGCGCGCGCCGCCCATCGTTTCCTGA